A window of the Diabrotica undecimpunctata isolate CICGRU chromosome 1, icDiaUnde3, whole genome shotgun sequence genome harbors these coding sequences:
- the LOC140443360 gene encoding uncharacterized protein, whose protein sequence is MDVNVKVEIKKEDDEYEQKNIECQLSTSIDIEDLKHEPGQDNPGETSCFHEDVKIEEILTEHSSHKEKNNSRHVKETTLPNANIKLKTEQLAHAGDSREQLKKQKEKKEKPYKCEICGKLFGLAAVWKRHLIIHTGEKPYECEICFKRFSQKSNLNTHLIIHTGEKPYKCEFCYKKFSEASDLKKHSLRHTGQEPDRCEICFKQFSQKSDLKVHLRIHTGEKPYGCEFCYKKFSEASDLKKHSLRHTGQEPDKCEICFKQFSQKSDLKVHLRIHTGEKPYGCEICFKRFTVATRLKKHLMIHTEEKPYKCEICFKQLSRAYYLKQHMRIHTGEKPYKCEICGKLFGLAAVWKRHLIIHTGEKPYECEICFKRFSQKSNLNTHLIIHTGEKPYKCEFCYKKFSEASDLKKHSLRHTGQEPDKCEICFKQFSQKSDLKVHLRIHTGEKPYGCEICFKRFTVATRLKKHLMIHTGEKPYKCEICFKQFSEARDLKKHSLRHTGKEPDKCEICFKQFTKARSLEKHLIIHTGEKHNKCDICFKQFSRINDLKVHLRIHTGEKPYKCEICFKQFSRASDLKQHMRIHTGEKPYRCEICFKQFSRINDLKVHLRIHTGEKPYKCEICSRQFSQAYSLKKHVRIHTGEKLYQCEICFRQFTQTNSLKKHLMIHTKEKPYECEICFKRFSQKISLNTHLIIHTGEKPYECETCCKRFIHAGALKKHLVIHTGEQPTNN, encoded by the exons ATGGATGTTAATGTTAAAGTTGAAATTAAGAAAGAGGATGATGAATACGAACAGAAAAATATTGAGTGTCAGTTATCCACATCAATAGATATAGAAGACTTGAAGCATGAACCAGGGCAAGATAATCCAGGTGAAACAA GTTGTTTCCATGAGGACGTGAAAATTGAGGAAATATTAACTGAACATTCATCccacaaagaaaaaaataacagtCGACACGTCAAAGAAACAACACTACCAAATGCAAATATTAAACTTAAGACTGAACAACTTGCTCATGCAGGTGATTCTAGAGAACaattgaaaaaacaaaaagaaaaaaaggaaaaaccttacaagtgtgaaatttgtggAAAACTGTTTGGCCTTGCAGCAGTCTGGAAACGACATTTGAtcatacacactggagaaaaaccttacgagtgtgaaatttgtttcaaacgGTTTTCTCAGAAAAGTAATTTAAATACACATTTGATaattcatactggagaaaaaccttacaagtgtgaattTTGTTATAAAAAGTTTAGTGAAGCCAGTGACTTAAAAAAACATTCATTAAGACACACTGGTCAAGAACCTGACAGATgcgaaatttgtttcaagcagtttTCCCAGAAAAGTGACTTAAAGGTCCATTTGAGaattcatactggagaaaaaccttacggGTGTGAATTTTGTTATAAAAAGTTTAGTGAAGCCAGTGACTTAAAAAAACATTCATTAAGACACACTGGTCAAGAACCTGACAAATgcgaaatttgtttcaagcagtttTCCCAGAAAAGTGACTTAAAGGTCCATTTGAGaattcatactggagaaaaaccttacgggtgtgaaatttgttttaagcggttTACTGTAGCAACtagattaaaaaaacatttgatgatacacactgaagaaaaaccttacaagtgtgaaatttgtttcaagcagttGTCTCGAGCATATTATTTGAAGCAACATATGAGaattcatactggagaaaaaccttacaagtgtgaaatttgtggAAAACTGTTTGGCCTTGCAGCAGTCTGGAAACGACATTTGAtcatacacactggagaaaaaccttatgagtgtgaaatttgtttcaaacgGTTTTCTCAGAAAAGTAATTTAAATACACATTTGATaattcatactggagaaaaaccttacaagtgtgaattTTGTTATAAAAAGTTTAGTGAAGCCAGTGACTTAAAAAAACATTCATTAAGACACACTGGTCAAGAACCTGACAAATgcgaaatttgtttcaagcagtttTCCCAGAAAAGTGACTTAAAGGTCCATTTGAGaattcatactggagaaaaaccttacgggtgtgaaatttgttttaagcggttTACTGTAGCAACtagattaaaaaaacatttgatgatacacactggggaaaaaccttacaagtgcgaaatttgttttaaacagttcagTGAAGCCAGAGACTTAAAAAAACATTCGTTAAGACACACTGGTAAAGAACCTGACaaatgcgaaatttgttttaagcagtttactaaaGCAAGAAGTTTagaaaaacatttaataatacacactggagaaaaacatAACAAGTGCGATATTTGTTTCAAGCAGTTTTCCCGGATAAATGACTTAAAGGTCCATTTGAGaattcatactggagaaaaaccttacaagtgtgaaatttgtttcaagcagtttTCTCGAGCAAGTGATTTGAAGCAACATATGAgaatacatactggagaaaaaccttacaggtgcgaaatttgtttcaagcagtttTCCCGGATAAATGACTTAAAGGTCCATTTGAGaattcatactggagaaaaaccttacaagtgtgaaatttgttccaGGCAGTTCTCTCAAGCATATTCTTTGAAGAAACATGTGAgaatacatactggagaaaaattataccagtgtgaaatttgtttcaggCAGTTTACCCAAactaatagtttaaaaaaacatttaatgaTACACACTAAAGAAAAACCTTacgaatgtgaaatttgttttaaacggtTTTCTCAGAAAATTAGTTTAAATACACATTTGATaattcatactggagaaaaaccttacgagTGTGAAACTTGTTGCAAGCGGTTTATCCATGCAGGtgctttaaaaaaacatttggtGATACACACTGGAGAACAACCTACCAATAATTAA